DNA from Candidatus Methylacidiphilales bacterium:
CCGTATCGTTAAGTTGCTCAAGTGACCGACCAACGCAAGCTACGGTATAGCCATGCGAGGCTAGATTTAAGGCAATGGCGCGGCCGATTCCTCGACTAGCGCCAGTGACGATGGCTATGGGATTTGGATGCATAAGAATGAAGGGGGGGGCTGTTAGGATAAGTTATTATTGAGATATAGTTTCGATCAATCTCTCAAGCTCTTCAAGCGTTGCAACGCTCCGGCACGAGACTTCAGGATTGATGCGCTTGCAAAAACCAGCTAGCACACCGCCTGGCCCAAGCTCGATAAATTCCTGGACACCGGATTGAATGAGATTACGAATGGTTTGCTCCCATTTGACCGACCCTGTGATTTGTTGTTTGAGAGTCTGACGAATTTCAGAGGGAGTGTTTACAGGTTGTGCATGCACGTTAGCCCATACGGGGACTCTAGGCACTTCGATTTGTGCCTCATCAATAAATGGAGCCAAGGCATCTTGCGCTGATTGCATCAGACGGGAGTGATAAGCTCCTGCTACGTTGAGAGGAATGACACGCTTGATGCCATATTGCTGTGCTAAGGAAGGGAGTAATTGCATACGGTTGCTTTCACCCGAAAGAACGATTTGCCCTGGAGCATTGAAATTAGCAACATCTACACCAGCTTGGTCAGCGATTTTTCGTGCGGTCTCTTCATCTGCGCCAATGAGAGCAGTCATCCCACCGTGAGTTGCCTCGCAAGCCTTTTGCATAAACTCAGCACGACTACGAACTAGCCGAAGCCCTTGAGAAAAAGAAAAAGTGCCTGCCGCAGCATGCGCAGTGTATTCACCCAGTGATAGTCCTGCATAGGCAGTTATAATCAGGGACGGCAGCCTTTGGACGAGAAGCGAATGTAAGGCGTAACCGTGTAGGTATAACGCAGGTTGACAGTGCGCCGTCTGAGTGAGTAGTCCCTCTGGACCTTCAAATGAGATTTTGGAAATCGAATATCCTAAAATTTGATCAGCCTGCTCATAAAGAGCGCGAATGGAAGGCATGCGATGATACAGATCTGCTCCCATCCCTACTTTTTGAGCGCCTTGGCCAGCAAAGAGGATCGCCCGTTTGATTAACATAATTAAGAAATCTAGGCACTTAGCAAATATTAGCACTGATGGAAAGAAACGTTTCGAGCTAGGAGCTTGATGGAAGATAGCATTTGTTGCAGATTCTCGTGGATATGAGTTTTTTAAAGGGGCTACGTTCGGTCCTCCATGTGAGCGTGATCGTCGCAGCGCTGGGGTATTTTGTCGACATTTACGATCTCTTGCTTTTCAGCATTGTGCGAGTGCCCAGCTTGCGGGATATCGGCCTCTCTGAGAGTGAAATTGCGACACAAGGCTTATGGCTCTTGAACTTACAGATGGCTGGCATGCTCATAGGGGGGATCCTTTTTGGAATCATGGGAGATCGCAAGGGGAGGCTTAAAATACTATTCGGATCGATACTACTCTATTCGGTGGCAAACTTCGCTAATGCCTTTGTGCACGATGTGACCACCTATGCCGTTTTGCGTTTTATCGCTGGCATAGGCCTAGCAGGTGAGTTGGGTGCTGGAATCACTTTGGTGAGCGAAGTGTTAAGCAAAGAACTAAGAGGTTATGGAACGATGCTCATAGCCTCGGTGGGAGTGAGTGGAGCAGTGTTGGCCTACTACGTTGCAGAGCACTTTGATTGGAGAACTGCTTATGTTGTGGGTGGAGTGTTAGGATTTCTATTGCTGCTTTTAAGAATCCACGTGCACGAGTCAGGGATGTTCAAAGCTTTGGAGGCTCAAGAGCAGCGCGCCTCAGTAGGGATCTCTCGAGGTAACTTCTTTGCTCTTTTCACAGACAAAAGCCGCTTTCAACGCCTTACCTTCTGCACTCTGATCGGCTTACCTGTCTGGTATGTTGTAGGAATTTTAATAACACTTTCACCCGAGATGGCGCGCGCGTTGGGCGTCCAAGGAACAGTCAGCGCAGGCAAGGCCGTCCTTCTCTGTTACACAGGTCTGATATTTGGAGACTTCTGCAGCGGCACGTTAAGCCAAATCTTACAGACACGAAAACGTGTCATCAGCATCTTTGTAGGATTGACAGCAGCCGCTGTGGCCAGTTATTTCCTGCTACCGTGGCGAAGCTTAAAGATTGAGGTGTTCTATGGAGTCTGCTTTGCCCTAGGGTTCTCGATAGGATTTTGGGCCGTATTTGTAACAGTAGCCGCTGAACATTTTGGCACCAATCTTCGTGCTACCGTCGCCACAAGTGTGCCCAACTTCGCTCGTGGCCTCCTTGTCCCCATGAGTGCCATCTTTTCCCTCATCAAATCCTCCACCGACATCCTTACAGCCGGCTGGATGCTGGGGCTAATCGTAATCCCTATCACATTTACTGCCATATACTTCTTAGAGGAAACCTATGGGAAAGACCTCAATTTCGTCGAGAAATAATCTCATCATAACCTCCAGGAATCACGCCCTGCGCCCACAGACACTCCTTAGACGTTGACGAATCTCCATGCTTATTTAAGTTCTAAGCCATGAAAATCTCATCCTCACTATTCTCCACAATAGTCTTTTTACTTGGTCTCACCTGCTGTAACCAACCTACCCCCCCTGCCACGCCTTTCCCATCAACCACCACAAGCACTGAAAACACCGAACCACTAAACTCTTCCCCATCACCTTCCCCAAATCAACCATCACCTAACGAAACGTCCAACGAGGAGATCAATGAAGCCCTAATAAACGCCGAGTCCCCCATAGAAGACTTCGCCGAGGAGGCTGCCGAACCCCCCCTTCCCTCTACCACAACCACCGAGCCTAAAACCAACTCCACAGAGAGACATAAACTTAACAAAATCCTCGACTTCAACCAAGCCCTTCAGGCCGCCCAAAGCAACGGAAAACCCATCCTACTCGACTTCACCGGATCCGATTGGTGCCCGCCCTGCATCCGAATGGAGCGCGAAGTCTTTAGCACGCCCACTTTCGCCGAATTCGCCAACCAAAATCTCAACTTCGTCTATGTCGATTTTCCACGTCGCAAAAAAATAGACCCCGCACAAGTTCAGCACAACTCCGCCCTAGCTGAAAAATTCAACATCCAAGGCTACCCCACCCTCATCCTTCTAGATAAAAACGGCAAAGAACTCTCCCGCATCGAAGAATACCTCCCTGGCGGCCCCAAGCGTATCATCGATTGGATCCAAAAAACTACTTCGCAATAAATTCTCCCTCCCCTTCTCATCCTCAATGATCCCCTGTTCCCTCCTCGCACTAGCCGTGGGACAAGGCGACGGCTTCATCTTTGCCATACGTGAATCTAATGTCGCTGGCAAAATCATCCTCATCATCCTTTTCATCGGCTCACTCATCAGCTGGTCTGTGATCATTTCAAAGTGGTATCAACTCCACCAAGCCAAAAACAAAAATGCCCAATTCCTCCAAGCCCTCCGTTCCGACCGCAACCCCCTTCATCTCTACCTCAAAAAAATTTACTTCCTCCGCTCCCCCCTCTACGCCCTCTACGCCACAGGATGTAAAGAACTCCTCTACCACATGCAATACACAGACCGCTCTCCTGATCCCCCAGGCCCACATCCCTTTATCCCTCGAAAAATCACCTCCACCGCCATGAGCGCCGTTCGCTCCGCTCTCGAGCGCGAAGTCGGCGAACAAGCCCTCCAACTCGAAAGCCAAATGGTCGCCCTAGCTATCGCAGTCAGCGGCGCTCCATTCCTCGGTCTCCTCGGCACAGTCTGGGGGGTCATGGATACCTTCTCATCCATCGCCCTCGCAGGCAAAGCCCATCTCGCCACGATGGCTCCAGGCGTATCTGGGGCACTCGTCACAACCGTCACCGGCCTCATGGTCGCAATCCCAGCCATGTTCGGCTACAACTACCTCGTCGTTACTGTCCGTGCTCACACCGTGCAGCTCGATAACTTCGCAGCCGAGCTCATCTCCATTTTTGAGCACTACTATCTCGACACTCGCCACTAACTCCCCTCCCCATCCGCCACCATCCAAAAATATGAAACGTTTCTCCTCCCGCAGCGGCTACACTAGCATGGCCGAGCTTAACGTCACCCCGATGATCGACCTCGCCTTCACCCTCCTCATCATCTTCATCATCACCACCCCGCTGCTCGAGCAGACCATCCCCCTTCAACTTCCTGTCGCCACGATCCAGCCCGATTCCCAACCCGCGCCAGAAGCCCCACCCAAGACGATCCATCTCGACCTCCAAGGCATCATCTACGCCGAAAATCGCCCAGTCACCCCCTCCCAGCTTGAAGACATCTTGATCGAATGGAAAAACTCAGATCCCCAAGTTGCCGTCGTCCTACGAGCCGACAAAGACACCCGCTACCAGCAAATCGTTGATATCCTCGACGCCCTCAAAAACGCCAACATCAAGCGCTTCGGCCTCGTTCATACCCAGAAATAATGTTGCCACCTCACCGCTCCCATCCCACTTCTCCAGCCCTCCCCAGGCTCTCAGAATCATCCGCCCCTACCCCAACGCCTTCACCAGACATAGAAAAACTCTCTCCACCCCCGCCTCCGCCCGTTCGTAAACTCCCCACATTCACCCTCGTCTTAATCCTCCACCTAGCCGCGCTCGCCCTCCTCTTCTGGGCCACAAAACCCAAAGCCGATCACTCCACTGTCCACATCATGGAGCTCATTCAGCCTCCAAGCCCGCCCGAGTCTCCTGAGCCTGAACCCGAGCTACCCTCGCCCCCAGCCGAATCGACCCCCCACCCATTACCTACGCCTCCTCCGCCACCACCACAGCCTACTCTTCCTCCCCCACCTCCCCCACCTCCCACCCCAGCCCCTATGTCTCCACAACTCATAAACAATCAGCCTTCTAAGACTGAGACTAAATCTCAACTACCAACTCCTCTATCTCAAAAACCCGAGTCCAAACCTAAGCCTAAACCCTCTCCCTCTCCCTCTCTTCCTCCTAAGCCTGCTCCCAAGCCCCTACCCAAGCCCGAAAAACCAAAAATCGAAATATCAAAAGAAATCGTCAAGAGAAGCGCTCCCCCCAAAAAATCTCCTCAACCTCAAACCTCCAAGACCAAAAAGAAGTCAGAACCCTCAACCCCTTCCTCCTCACGCATCTCGACTTCCAGCACCCCAGCCCCTTCCTCAAAGAAACCCGATTTCACCCCCTACTACGAGCTGATTCGTGAACGAATGAACCGATTCTGGCGACAACCCGTCCAATTCGCACACCTCGACCCCAAAGCCATCATCCGCATACAACTCGATTCCACAGGAAAAATTCTTTCAGCCTCTCTGGAAGAATCCTCAGGCATCCCTGAATTCGATGAAAGCGCTCTCGAGGCCGCTCGCGAAGCCGGTGAAATCGGGGCTGCACGACCAGTAGGAATGCCAGAATTTGTGACAATTACGTTTCGCCTGGATCCAAAGGAATAAATTCAGAAACCCCACAGAAGCCCTAGCGTAGGCCCACCGACGTCTATCCCATGATTGGGATGCTCAGGTTCAGTCAACCACGCTCCCGAAATATGATAATAAGAGGCACCCAGCGTAACCGCTAAATTTTCGTTGAAGTCATAACGCACACCAGCGCCGACGTGCCAACTCACCGTAAGATCCTGCCCCTGCGCACGAATTTCACCGCGCGAGTCGATCGCTCCGACTCCAAATCGTCCCTCAAGATAAGGCACCACAAACCAATTTTCTCGGACGAAGTTATACCGCGTGCCGATCATAAAACCAAGCCATCGACTTTCAATGCCTCTAAGAATCGGGGCAAAAACCAGCGAAGCTGTCACCTCAGTATTACCACGCCACCACGCCCCACTGACTTCGTCCACTTGATAGTGAAAAGTTAACATTTGCGGCGCAATCGTGTAGTCAAACTCATTTCTCCAAAAAGGAAGATAATCCATGTAGCTCCCTTGCCATGAAATCGCCATGCGGCCCTTTTCATAGCGGCCGCGCGGACGGAGGGAACGAGTTGGTTTAACATTTGCCGTCTTTTTATTGAGCTGGACGGTATCTACTCGTGTCGAAGCCATTTGGCGTCTTGCCTCTTGTGAGGCTTTGTCTTTGTATGGCTCTGAAAGGCCGTTTTGTCGGACTTGTCGGGCTTCGGTGAAGGGAGATGATACCGTGAAAAGGATGAGGAGAATTAATGAGGTTTTCGCAAAAGGCACAGTCAGGATTTGAGCACAGATTCAGAGGCAAAGCGAGCGATTAGTGAGCCGATTTTAATGGCATCGCAGACACTCCGACACAGAAGGCTGGCTATAAAAGGTTAACCCCCCGGCGCGTCTCTTTTAGCAATGATAGTGTGGGGTGCGGCGAAGAAATTGGCCGTATCCCATTTCGCCGATGA
Protein-coding regions in this window:
- the fabD gene encoding ACP S-malonyltransferase; the protein is MLIKRAILFAGQGAQKVGMGADLYHRMPSIRALYEQADQILGYSISKISFEGPEGLLTQTAHCQPALYLHGYALHSLLVQRLPSLIITAYAGLSLGEYTAHAAAGTFSFSQGLRLVRSRAEFMQKACEATHGGMTALIGADEETARKIADQAGVDVANFNAPGQIVLSGESNRMQLLPSLAQQYGIKRVIPLNVAGAYHSRLMQSAQDALAPFIDEAQIEVPRVPVWANVHAQPVNTPSEIRQTLKQQITGSVKWEQTIRNLIQSGVQEFIELGPGGVLAGFCKRINPEVSCRSVATLEELERLIETISQ
- a CDS encoding MFS transporter; protein product: MSFLKGLRSVLHVSVIVAALGYFVDIYDLLLFSIVRVPSLRDIGLSESEIATQGLWLLNLQMAGMLIGGILFGIMGDRKGRLKILFGSILLYSVANFANAFVHDVTTYAVLRFIAGIGLAGELGAGITLVSEVLSKELRGYGTMLIASVGVSGAVLAYYVAEHFDWRTAYVVGGVLGFLLLLLRIHVHESGMFKALEAQEQRASVGISRGNFFALFTDKSRFQRLTFCTLIGLPVWYVVGILITLSPEMARALGVQGTVSAGKAVLLCYTGLIFGDFCSGTLSQILQTRKRVISIFVGLTAAAVASYFLLPWRSLKIEVFYGVCFALGFSIGFWAVFVTVAAEHFGTNLRATVATSVPNFARGLLVPMSAIFSLIKSSTDILTAGWMLGLIVIPITFTAIYFLEETYGKDLNFVEK
- a CDS encoding thioredoxin family protein; the protein is MKISSSLFSTIVFLLGLTCCNQPTPPATPFPSTTTSTENTEPLNSSPSPSPNQPSPNETSNEEINEALINAESPIEDFAEEAAEPPLPSTTTTEPKTNSTERHKLNKILDFNQALQAAQSNGKPILLDFTGSDWCPPCIRMEREVFSTPTFAEFANQNLNFVYVDFPRRKKIDPAQVQHNSALAEKFNIQGYPTLILLDKNGKELSRIEEYLPGGPKRIIDWIQKTTSQ
- a CDS encoding MotA/TolQ/ExbB proton channel family protein, which gives rise to MIPCSLLALAVGQGDGFIFAIRESNVAGKIILIILFIGSLISWSVIISKWYQLHQAKNKNAQFLQALRSDRNPLHLYLKKIYFLRSPLYALYATGCKELLYHMQYTDRSPDPPGPHPFIPRKITSTAMSAVRSALEREVGEQALQLESQMVALAIAVSGAPFLGLLGTVWGVMDTFSSIALAGKAHLATMAPGVSGALVTTVTGLMVAIPAMFGYNYLVVTVRAHTVQLDNFAAELISIFEHYYLDTRH
- a CDS encoding biopolymer transporter ExbD translates to MKRFSSRSGYTSMAELNVTPMIDLAFTLLIIFIITTPLLEQTIPLQLPVATIQPDSQPAPEAPPKTIHLDLQGIIYAENRPVTPSQLEDILIEWKNSDPQVAVVLRADKDTRYQQIVDILDALKNANIKRFGLVHTQK
- a CDS encoding TonB C-terminal domain-containing protein yields the protein MLPPHRSHPTSPALPRLSESSAPTPTPSPDIEKLSPPPPPPVRKLPTFTLVLILHLAALALLFWATKPKADHSTVHIMELIQPPSPPESPEPEPELPSPPAESTPHPLPTPPPPPPQPTLPPPPPPPPTPAPMSPQLINNQPSKTETKSQLPTPLSQKPESKPKPKPSPSPSLPPKPAPKPLPKPEKPKIEISKEIVKRSAPPKKSPQPQTSKTKKKSEPSTPSSSRISTSSTPAPSSKKPDFTPYYELIRERMNRFWRQPVQFAHLDPKAIIRIQLDSTGKILSASLEESSGIPEFDESALEAAREAGEIGAARPVGMPEFVTITFRLDPKE
- a CDS encoding acyloxyacyl hydrolase, whose amino-acid sequence is MPFAKTSLILLILFTVSSPFTEARQVRQNGLSEPYKDKASQEARRQMASTRVDTVQLNKKTANVKPTRSLRPRGRYEKGRMAISWQGSYMDYLPFWRNEFDYTIAPQMLTFHYQVDEVSGAWWRGNTEVTASLVFAPILRGIESRWLGFMIGTRYNFVRENWFVVPYLEGRFGVGAIDSRGEIRAQGQDLTVSWHVGAGVRYDFNENLAVTLGASYYHISGAWLTEPEHPNHGIDVGGPTLGLLWGF